Below is a window of Drosophila busckii strain San Diego stock center, stock number 13000-0081.31 chromosome 4, ASM1175060v1, whole genome shotgun sequence DNA.
TAAAGTAATTGCATAGATTTTATGTCCGAGGTACTTGACAAAGTTTCGCCTTGAACATGGATCTTCCTGTTATTTTCCATTTGCTCGAGTAAATTTCGTTCCTTTTCAGTTTTTGCGTTCACTTGGTTCAAtctttttggttttgtctTCAATTGTGCCGCTTTACGATTACGAACACGTTTTCTATCGCACTTCTTCAGATCAACTCCCAATTCCCAATAACCACCTTTACCCTTCTCTTCGCGCTTTTGATTGCGAAAACAATGGTGCAGTGACAAATTGTGTCTTATTGAATTCTACAAGTGcgaaataataattgttagtATTCGTGCAATTCATGTAGCTTAATTGTCTAAGACTCACATTCCACTTTTTACGCACCCGAAAAAAGGCGAACTTCGATTCAATCCAAgagcaaatttgttgtaaagtCACACGCCCATTTTCAAGCATTGCCATGCCTATGATATGTGAATAGTTGAAAGGTGGCTTTTCATTTACATccgttttatatttaacagcACCCTTTTCGTATTCAACCAAATCGCTAAAAGAGAACGATTTTTTTATTGGATTATTGTCTAATGccttatattttgtttttaccatttgagtttatttatgaatatgtCGTATCGTTCGGACGGGCTTAGCCTTTTTGAATGCTGTGTTGTTCCAGTTAATAAGTTCGGATCTATAGTTtttgatacatttttttttgattcaGGATAAACAATTAGATTCCGAGCAGATATGTATTTATTCGTCGCTTTCCTTGCAGTTGACCAATCCATGGACTTTGACTTCATACTACCTTTGCTTTCATCTTCAGAACTAGCCTCAATGGTGTTTGGCCATGTTAAGTTCTGGTTGCGAAGTAGCCAATTTAAATTAGTCAATTCACGTTCCTCGTCGTCATCGGACTCGTCCAGGTGGAGGTCCAAAGGTTTTATGAAACTACATGAATGATCACGTTCTGTTGAATCTTTCATTGCTGTAATCATCCCACTGAACTTGGTTTTCGaatctaaaatttataatttttttatttttaaatttatataactttatataacggggcttgttttttgtgtaaAGCCTAAATCCCCACTTAGCATCCCCACATTTCATATAATGGTCGATATTTTTAATTGGGCCTCAGTTTTCCACAGCGATGGTGCGATTGGCTCGCACAAGGGTGGCAAATGAGTGCGACTCAAAAATGGGCGTGAATAGTCGACAAAAGCTCACTCTACTCTGAgatgttttcttttaaatatgttattcGATcgtaagtttatttatatttttccactctcaaaacttaaacttattttattcttaatatattaatttttatttacaaatcaGCCTCTTACATTTCTGTATCTAATACACATTTTCCTATATTTCATAAGAGTTTAATAACGTTCTCAGGAGAACCgaaacaatataaaaagcacCAGATAATGTTAATAGTAATTGTTATTGCGAGTGGGTAAAATGTAAACTATTTACCGAATAAATTACGCTattgttgaattatttttaagcttcgtcgtatatatttttcacaattatttaaatatatccaAAGCAGACCGTTTCGAATGTACAGCTTAAAGTATACTGCAGTAAGGGCTGTCGATTGCACCTGTACCTGTACCCTTGTTACTCTGGTCAGCAGCGTTTTGCCAACCCTTAGCACGCGTACGTTTGAGTTGGAAATTATGGTCAATAGACTGATTGTAGATTGTAGAGGGGTTAACGTTTCCAGTGGTCGTACCCCTATAAGCTACGCCAGTGGACTTTCAAGTCCTAAAAACCTATGTCAAAGCCGACATAGAACGAACTAGCATCGACCAGAGTCCATCGGATCGAAAACGAATGAAATATCAACCCCCGAATGTTGGTGATGGACAGTGGGTCGAAGCACTTGTCGTAGGCTTCCACCCCTCAACTGTTTCTTGGACACTCGATTGTATTTTAACTCGAGGGGTAGTTAAAAGTCTCGAAACCAAATAAGGTATATCCCTGAACGTTAGTATTCCTACGCTGTGAATCTGATGTTTAATGTCTTATTTAATAATGTTATATCTGTACATAATGTTATATCCAATATAACTATTCCGATCTGCATCAATTGTAGATCAGATTTCCGTTTAATTCTTAGTTTCTGGGGACGCAGTGTAGTTGAAAAAAGCATTACACATTTGATCATTATGCGACGGAGAATCAACGGAGCAGTTCTGGAGTTCCTCGATAAAAGAATGACAGATGCCGAATTAATGTTTGGTAGAGCTGCAAGTATACATATGCACGTCATCATCATAATACGTGTCccagtaatttttttttaacgaaATTGATAAGTGAATATGCTTGACTAAGTTCGATAAAGTGACAATAACGTATGCGACAAAAGTCAATTTTACAGGATTTTTCTAGTATTTTAGATTTTCCAGGTGGATTTACAGTCCAATACATCcgtaaatatatacaattaaaatcgAATATTTTGGGTGCagatcagagaacggcaagagtgcacgcACCACgaaaaacacaacgcgtacaccatggtagtactgccacacacaagcgaaattgtggatcagaccacaatgcaattacttgtgcgtataaaaaatgattatagcagcattttgtgcgcaggccAATTCTTTCCCggaagcaaaacacaagaaaaaggttcaaaatatttctgcgtgcttctgtttcgctacctgctgtcgcgtcgccgtcgctgccaatgcagacatagcgagatagcaagcgatattgtttctcgcttatgcttatatgctaGCCGATTCGTTGTGGGtaaaaacacaacggaccttttctcggatctctctgggtgttttgtgcgctgcttgtgcgctgcacaagcaattttttgttgtgtccgtgtgcgtattttttcccgagttgtcattgtgcgcgtatggtctcgcACTTGATTTTAGTGTGTgccaccattgtgcttaaaaagtgccacaattgccgttctctggtgcAGATGTAGATGGTGTTTATATTTGCATCAAAAGCTAAATTTTGGCAAATCGCGCTTATGCGCGATTATGTTATCAATAACTTATGTCATTGCCACGCCTCTTTATCCATtgcacaatataaaataatatagtaGAATTActtcatattaaaaattttgcttatgggaattgtaatttattggtTTTGTATCCATATTAcaactatattttataaatgtattgtatgtatataacatGTAATTTGTATAGTATGTACGTATATAACTACATAAATATTTCGTAATTCTAGATATGTACGTTTTATAATGATAACTTATACTATATTAAGTTCTACTTACAGTCCGACAAGGGATATTAAAGTAAAATGGAACAATTAACCAATCAATTTAAGTTTGATATAATTATCTCTCTCTATTATTGCAtaatatgcatgtacatacaaaaatgaaaaaaaaaagaaaaacacaaacttatcatcttgttaaaaataatttacgtATGAATAAGAcagaattatattaaattaagtttccCGTAATCTGTAGAGGatgtaacatttttattgcattaaaattgatatttgaaaattttcaatgcaaaattgcatgaatatgtaaattttaaatgggttaataaataaaaccgtaaatattgcaaaatcgTTTCAAGAATAATATTAGCTAGCTtaagattaaattaaaacacagAATAATTGGAAGCAAtgttaacataaatatgtaggtgtatacatataaatttttaaatatttcagttgtatttttgatttataaaatattcttaaataattacatatgATTGTAcgtaggtatatatatatatatatacacatatatatatatatacacatatatatatatatatatatatatatacatatgtatatatatatatgtatgcatgcaaGTAATGTTTATTGCGTGGTTCGCCTTTCTATAATCCACAGTTAAATAATAGTAAACGAGCATAAAAAAGCTCAGCCTGTACAATGTGCACTTATAAATGTTGTATGTAGTACGTTATGTTTGTAATAATACTCTTATACACATTCAAACTATTAAACAGTCTTTTGTCATTTTCTTTctgttatttcttttataacaATGgaaattagcattaatttttactaaccaacatacatacaatattaAGCCCTAACAGTGAAATGACGTTGACGTAGGCCataaaacaagtttttaacATAACGGAAACGTAAATTTGCATTCGAAAATTTCAGTTAGAGCTTTAActgtgtgtatatacatatgtacatatttataacaaaattcccgtacatgcatacacatattttTGTGAAGGTATCTTTTTCTGAGTACAATATTTTATCAACTCATTCTAAATAGTTTTGTATGTACGTACAATATTGAAAGATTTTTATCTGCATACATATCACTTACATATACtgaaaaattacattaattgattaaaaaagATATTCAaatacagttttttttataagccaaTTCGATAGgattatgttaataaaattagttatagACAAGTTTTAATGTGAGTTATAATtgtgaaaaacaatttttttattgtgtgtttAGAGCGAATCacttcaaattttatttaacagccTTAGCTAGTATGAGTTCATATGTTAGTAAGTACGTAATATGTTATGTATGcagtaattttttaatattttttacagtCTATAAATTCGTATGTTTTGCTCGTGCACTATCGCCAATACCTATATAATTACATGTGGAAATACACAAAATACTGATGATGATATTGACGATATCCAGCATTTCATTGCTACTTACATGTTTGATACAAActtttgtatgtatgaatgtattacatttgtaataaaattatcaTAGGTCCCGTTTctgtacaataaataaatgtcataaataaatattcatggAGTTAATAAGCATTCCATGAATATTATTCTAGATTAGAATTGTGTTTTACATGATTGTATAAAAACATCAGCTGGGCGTTAAACGAGTATGCagtattgatttaatttgttgtactCTGTATATTGTACATGTCGTTTCGAACAACTATATTCATGGATTATTACACGAATATTAATTTTCgattgaaatgttttatttacaaatacatacatatttatatatgaataagCTTGAACTACATACATAAAGCATAAGCATATGTATGCTATAAATgatgattttatatttttctatacaGATCTGATTTGACTATAATTTCTGCTTTATCTTTACTCTGGACTCCAACGTATGTAATATGatacttatgtatttattaattaattcataagTCCTTATACATAAATTGTGTGAAGTACTTTTTGGCACTTTCCAATTACAATGGCCTCATGTTACAACTATTAATGGCGAAGGGATGTGCTGGATGTGTTAATTTAGTTCCGATAGTTTTGATGTTGGATTGCTGATTTCCTATGTGTCACGATACTTATTGCACAAAATTTGAGTAAGTGGTGATTAAAGGCAATGAAGATGAGAAGGCATCTGGATCGAATGTTCTATTCCGAGTCGACCGGCTATGAGACGCTTATAGCTCCAGGTTCGCTAGCATTAGGAGTCGCAGAACTGCtagctgccgcagctgcctCGCTTGTGCTGCGATGCTTTAATGTTGGTAATTCAGAGCCTTGCCCTGACCCTGAGTCAACGGCAATGCCAACACCGATTCCGACTCCACCAGTAGTGGCTGTTGTAGCTGCTAAGTGATTGCTGAGATGTTGATGAAACTGTTGACTaaagttgctgttggcaaAAAATGAGTGGTGTGGAGGCGGCAGTCCTTGCGGATGAGAGTGTGCGTGCGAATATGGGCGGTGATGATGAGTAGTCGTTGGCGTTACAGTATTGTGATTATGTCGCAGGGTGGCAGATGCAGAAGCCATATTGATTGACTGAGCAGCATCACAGCCATCCATTAAAGGAATATTGTGAATAACACGTCGCTTAGTCAATTGATTAATACTCAGAGGATTGTTAATGTCATGTGGATTGGCACCAATGGGATTGCGATGTAGGCTTGTTGCAACTGGAGTCAATGCTGCTGGTGTAGATACAGCTGCGATTGCGGAAGTTGTGGCTGTcacagttgttgttgacaatttgtttttactgtAATTACTTAAGTTGCAgatgttgtttgtttgaaaCGAGGTAGATGTAATAGGGTTGCTATTATTTGTAGCCGCAGTATTGGAACTCGTAGGTGTGGAGCTGCTATTGCTAATGCTAGTGTTCATATTAGCTATACTGACTGCAAGATGTGTATGCGGTTGGGTGTGTGAATGAGTGTGGAACATTTGATCAACATTGCCACCCCCTGGAAGACTTAGACCCATGCCCAGATGACTAAAACGTGTACCGAGCATCATTGCACGCTCATTGGCCTTTGATGACATAGATGATGTCGAAGTTGTCGCGCTCACAAGAACTGGCCCTGTTGGCTGTTTGCCAGCTGTAGTCGTCGCCGGCGACGTAGTGCTTGAGGTATTGGGCGTGTTAATGCTGTGGTTAATGCTACAGGTTGAACCACTGCTGGATCCAGATCCAGACCTTGGCTGACTATAGGGCGTTGTCGCCGATGCGTGCTCACTATTATTAacggagagagagag
It encodes the following:
- the LOC108607354 gene encoding forkhead box protein O1-B isoform X1, whose translation is MITAMKDSTERDHSCSFIKPLDLHLDESDDDEERELTNLNWLLRNQNLTWPNTIEASSEDESKGSMKSKSMDWSTARKATNKYISARNLIVYPESKKNVSKTIDPNLLTGTTQHSKRLSPSERYDIFINKLKCDLVEYEKGAVKYKTDVNEKPPFNYSHIIGMAMLENGRVTLQQICSWIESKFAFFRVRKKWNNSIRHNLSLHHCFRNQKREEKGKGGYWELGVDLKKCDRKRVRNRKAAQLKTKPKRLNQVNAKTEKERNLLEQMENNRKIHVQGETLSSTSDIKSMQLLYRKHPHAKADTLSNEEMGMSIESVLEMQQEVRPTHFREQCLTLSGTEVGLELPSPSSRNQLIDTNSEETLLCPSTDVLESMGLSNSECVYTQQQYELGTIIISTTGIIDESFSLNKFSCPNMIYADDEIPLASENVIISSNKSTDVHATSVHMNASDITRPEVPSSLTINCDYSNFRPYMDGLDIGIEEPFDYLHNNEISRNEDILDNLLDVCVRDY
- the LOC108607354 gene encoding uncharacterized protein LOC108607354 isoform X2, with translation MITAMKDSTERDHSCSFIKPLDLHLDESDDDEERELTNLNWLLRNQNLTWPNTIEASSEDESKGSMKSKSMDWSTARKATNKYISARNLIVYPESKKNVSKTIDPNLLTGTTQHSKRLSPSERYDIFINKLKCDLVEYEKGAVKYKTDVNEKPPFNYSHIIGMAMLENGRVTLQQICSWIESKFAFFRNSIRHNLSLHHCFRNQKREEKGKGGYWELGVDLKKCDRKRVRNRKAAQLKTKPKRLNQVNAKTEKERNLLEQMENNRKIHVQGETLSSTSDIKSMQLLYRKHPHAKADTLSNEEMGMSIESVLEMQQEVRPTHFREQCLTLSGTEVGLELPSPSSRNQLIDTNSEETLLCPSTDVLESMGLSNSECVYTQQQYELGTIIISTTGIIDESFSLNKFSCPNMIYADDEIPLASENVIISSNKSTDVHATSVHMNASDITRPEVPSSLTINCDYSNFRPYMDGLDIGIEEPFDYLHNNEISRNEDILDNLLDVCVRDY